A genomic region of Nymphaea colorata isolate Beijing-Zhang1983 chromosome 2, ASM883128v2, whole genome shotgun sequence contains the following coding sequences:
- the LOC116248449 gene encoding bifunctional dihydrofolate reductase-thymidylate synthase-like isoform X3, protein MLRFLFSSTNRVVTSASSITCNNFVRQTRFLSFSTIMASDAPTALQNGNGKVHDPQRTFQVVVAVTPQMGIGKDGKLPWKLPSDLKFFKEITTTTSSPQKKNAVIMGRKTWESIPHEYRPLPGRLNVVLTRSGSFDIATAENVVICGSISSALELLAAPPYSVSIESVFIIGGGQVLREVLNSPACDAIHTTEVHSDIECDTFIPTIDFSMFQPWYSSFPLVENNIRYCFATYVRVRSSPAEPSVLEEGLVSSVEQANDKFEIQKFSFLPKFIFERHEEYVYLRLVQDIILNGYQKEDRTGTGTLSKFGCQMRFNLRKTFPLITTKKVFWRGVVEELLWFISGSTNAKVLQEKGVHIWDGNASRDYLDSIGLTEREEGDLGPIYGFQWRHFGARYTNMHADYTGQGFDQLLDVINKIKRCPDDRRIVLSAWNPTDLKLMALPPCHMFAQASPNETSS, encoded by the exons ATGctcag GTTTCTTTTCTCGTCAACAAATAGAGTTGTGACTTCTGCATCTTCCATAACCTGCAATAATTTTGTAAGGCAAACACGTTTCCTGAGCTTTTCGACCATCATGGCGAGTGATGCACCGACTGCCTTGCAAAATGGCAACGGTAAAGTGCATGATCCTCAAAGAACATTTCAAGTTGTTGTTGCAGTAACTCCTCAAATGGGTATTGGTAAAGATGGCAAGCTGCCATGGAAGCTACCGAGTGATCTGaagtttttcaaagaaatcactACGACTACGTCATctccccaaaagaaaaatgcagTCATTATGGGCAGGAAAACATGGGAAAGTATCCCTCATGAGTATAGGCCCTTGCCTGGAAGGTTGAATGTGGTGCTTACTCGTTCTGGAAGTTTTGACATCGCAACTGCAGAAAATGTTGTGATTTGTGGAAGCATATCCTCTGCCTTGGAGTTATTAGCAGCACCACCTTATTCTGTATCAATAGAGAGTGTGTTCATCATAGGAGGCGGTCAGGTACTAAG GGAAGTTCTAAATTCACCGGCTTGTGATGCCATCCATACTACGGAGGTGCATTCTGACATTGAGTGTGACACGTTTATCCCTACAATCGACTTTTCAATGTTTCAGCCATGGTACTCGTCTTTTCCACTGGTGGAGAATAACATACGCTATTGCTTTGCAACATATGTTCGTGTTAGAAGTTCTCCGGCGGAGCCTTCAGTTTTGGAAGAGGGATTAGTTTCTAGTGTAGAGCAGGCAAATGATAAGTTTGAGAtccaaaaattttcctttttgcctAAATTCATATTTGAGAGGCATGAGGAATATGTGTACCTGAGGTTGGTCCAGGATATCATATTGAATGGTTATCAGAAAGAAGATAGGACTGGGACAGGGACATTATCAAAATTTGGTTGTCAG ATGCGATTTAATTTGCGCAAAACATTTCCACTTATCACTACAAAG AAAGTTTTCTGGCGTGGAGTTGTTGAAGAATTGCTATGGTTCATCAGTGGTTCTACCAATGCaaag GTTCTACAAGAAAAAGGTGTGCATATTTGGGATGGAAATGCTTCCAGGGACTATCTTGACAG TATTGGCTTGACTGAAAGAGAAGAAGGTGATTTGGGTCCCATATATGGTTTTCAATGGAGGCACTTTGGTGCAAG GTATACTAACATGCATGCTGATTACACTGGACAAGGATTTGATCAGCTATTAGATGTAATCAATAAGATAAAAAGATGTCCTGATGACCGTCGGATTGTTCTCTCAGCCTGGAATCCTACTGATCTAAAACTGATGGCTCTCCCACCCTGCCACATGTTTGCACAGGCTAGTCCAAATGAGACATc ATCCTGA
- the LOC116246712 gene encoding AAA-ATPase At3g50940-like, with protein sequence MRFNGESLPSAAVILSTAASITASLMMMKTIVNDLIPEDMYDYVAVKFRGLFLRLSNHFSIVIKEFDGLNANQMFEATDKYLSLINSSSVRRLCVHKEEQEKLMAISIDKGEEVVDTFNGAQFTWILISEKNKALDPNHGTGAIRNFDSRHFELSFHKKHKELALNSYLPYVLERAQETKQKGRAPKIYSIDNLYGELSDVWGSIYLDHPATFETLAMDEVMKKEIMDDLKIFVQRKDFYRRVGKAWKRGYLLYGPPGTGKSSLIAAMANFLNFDVYDLQLTEVESNNDLRRVLLATGNRSILVVEDIDCSGLKDRSSSTDDGRKKTRITLSGVLNIVDGLWSSVGNERIIVFTTNHKDRLDPALLRPGRMDMHVHMNYCSFSAFKVLVFNYLQIDYHPLFERIRTLIDEVEITPAEVAEVLMRNKETTCAIEDAIQAMEKKKELQEKQEDNGEEDVEGREEDDNGEEEFEEHGEENFEEV encoded by the exons ATGAGGTTCAATGGTGAGTCTCTGCCATCTGCCGCAGTCATTCTATCTACAGCTGCTTCAATCACAGCATCGCTTATGATGATGAAAACGATCGTAAATGATTTGATCCCGGAGGATATGTACGATTACGTGGCTGTTAAATTTCGAGGCCTGTTCTTGCGCCTGTCCAATCACTTCTCCATCGTCATCAAGGAGTTTGACGGCCTGAACGCCAATCAGATGTTCGAAGCGACGGACAAGTACCTGAGCCTAATTAATTCATCTTCTGTACGTAGGCTATGCGTCCACAAGGAAGAGCAAGAGAAGCTAATGGCAATTAGTATTGATAAGGGTGAAGAAGTCGTGGATACTTTCAATGGCGCACAATTCACATGGATTCTgatttctgaaaaaaataagGCATTGGATCCTAACCATGGAACGGGCGCCATCAGGAACTTTGACAGCCGACATTTTGAGCTGAGTTTCCACAAGAAGCACAAGGAATTGGCTTTAAATTCTTACTTGCCTTACGTGTTAGAGCGCGCCCAAGAAACAAAGCAGAAAGGAAGAGCACCAAAGATCTATTCAATAGACAACTTGTATGGTGAGCTTAGCGACGTGTGGGGATCGATTTACTTGGATCATCCAGCGACTTTCGAGACGTTGGCAATGGATGAGGTGATGAAGAAGGAGATCATGGATGACTTGAAAATATTTGTACAGAGAAAGGATTTCTACCGGAGAGTGGGAAAGGCCTGGAAGCGAGG GTATCTTCTCTATGGTCCTCCAGGGACAGGGAAATCTAGCTTAATTGCGGCGATGGCAAACTTCCTAAATTTCGATGTATATGACCTTCAGCTCACGGAGGTTGAGTCTAACAATGACCTCAGGCGGGTCCTGCTTGCAACTGGAAACCGATCTATCCTCGTCGTTGAAGACATCGACTGTTCTGGATTGAAGGACCGCTCCAGCTCAACGGACGATGGTAGAAAAAAGACGAGGATCACCCTTTCTGGTGTCCTCAACATTGTGGATGGTCTTTGGTCCAGTGTTGGAAACGAACGTATAATTGTCTTCACAACTAATCACAAGGATCGATTAGACCCGGCATTGCTACGGCCAGGTCGAATGGATATGCATGTGCACATGAACTACTGCAGTTTTTCAGCGTTCAAGGTCTTGGTCTTCAATTACCTTCAGATTGATTACCATCCTTTATTCGAAAGAATAAGGACACTGATAGATGAAGTGGAGATAACCCCAGCAGAAGTTGCAGAAGTTTTAATGAGAAATAAAGAGACTACGTGTGCAATTGAAGATGCAATCCAagcaatggaaaaaaagaaggaactaCAAGAAAAGCAGGAAGACAATGGTGAGGAAGATGTAGAAGGCAGAGAAGAGGATGACAATGGTGAGGAAGAATTCGAAGAACATGGtgaggaaaattttgaagaggTTTGA
- the LOC116248449 gene encoding putative bifunctional dihydrofolate reductase-thymidylate synthase isoform X1 has translation MLRFLFSSTNRVVTSASSITCNNFVRQTRFLSFSTIMASDAPTALQNGNGKVHDPQRTFQVVVAVTPQMGIGKDGKLPWKLPSDLKFFKEITTTTSSPQKKNAVIMGRKTWESIPHEYRPLPGRLNVVLTRSGSFDIATAENVVICGSISSALELLAAPPYSVSIESVFIIGGGQVLREVLNSPACDAIHTTEVHSDIECDTFIPTIDFSMFQPWYSSFPLVENNIRYCFATYVRVRSSPAEPSVLEEGLVSSVEQANDKFEIQKFSFLPKFIFERHEEYVYLRLVQDIILNGYQKEDRTGTGTLSKFGCQMRFNLRKTFPLITTKKVFWRGVVEELLWFISGSTNAKVLQEKGVHIWDGNASRDYLDSIGLTEREEGDLGPIYGFQWRHFGARYTNMHADYTGQGFDQLLDVINKIKRCPDDRRIVLSAWNPTDLKLMALPPCHMFAQFYVANGELSCQMYQRSADMGLGVPFNIASYALLTRMIAHVCDISPGDFVHVIGDAHVYRTHVRPLQEQLQNLPRPFPVLKINPEKKDIDSFVAADFEIVGYDPHKKIGMKMAV, from the exons ATGctcag GTTTCTTTTCTCGTCAACAAATAGAGTTGTGACTTCTGCATCTTCCATAACCTGCAATAATTTTGTAAGGCAAACACGTTTCCTGAGCTTTTCGACCATCATGGCGAGTGATGCACCGACTGCCTTGCAAAATGGCAACGGTAAAGTGCATGATCCTCAAAGAACATTTCAAGTTGTTGTTGCAGTAACTCCTCAAATGGGTATTGGTAAAGATGGCAAGCTGCCATGGAAGCTACCGAGTGATCTGaagtttttcaaagaaatcactACGACTACGTCATctccccaaaagaaaaatgcagTCATTATGGGCAGGAAAACATGGGAAAGTATCCCTCATGAGTATAGGCCCTTGCCTGGAAGGTTGAATGTGGTGCTTACTCGTTCTGGAAGTTTTGACATCGCAACTGCAGAAAATGTTGTGATTTGTGGAAGCATATCCTCTGCCTTGGAGTTATTAGCAGCACCACCTTATTCTGTATCAATAGAGAGTGTGTTCATCATAGGAGGCGGTCAGGTACTAAG GGAAGTTCTAAATTCACCGGCTTGTGATGCCATCCATACTACGGAGGTGCATTCTGACATTGAGTGTGACACGTTTATCCCTACAATCGACTTTTCAATGTTTCAGCCATGGTACTCGTCTTTTCCACTGGTGGAGAATAACATACGCTATTGCTTTGCAACATATGTTCGTGTTAGAAGTTCTCCGGCGGAGCCTTCAGTTTTGGAAGAGGGATTAGTTTCTAGTGTAGAGCAGGCAAATGATAAGTTTGAGAtccaaaaattttcctttttgcctAAATTCATATTTGAGAGGCATGAGGAATATGTGTACCTGAGGTTGGTCCAGGATATCATATTGAATGGTTATCAGAAAGAAGATAGGACTGGGACAGGGACATTATCAAAATTTGGTTGTCAG ATGCGATTTAATTTGCGCAAAACATTTCCACTTATCACTACAAAG AAAGTTTTCTGGCGTGGAGTTGTTGAAGAATTGCTATGGTTCATCAGTGGTTCTACCAATGCaaag GTTCTACAAGAAAAAGGTGTGCATATTTGGGATGGAAATGCTTCCAGGGACTATCTTGACAG TATTGGCTTGACTGAAAGAGAAGAAGGTGATTTGGGTCCCATATATGGTTTTCAATGGAGGCACTTTGGTGCAAG GTATACTAACATGCATGCTGATTACACTGGACAAGGATTTGATCAGCTATTAGATGTAATCAATAAGATAAAAAGATGTCCTGATGACCGTCGGATTGTTCTCTCAGCCTGGAATCCTACTGATCTAAAACTGATGGCTCTCCCACCCTGCCACATGTTTGCACAG TTTTATGTGGCCAATGGGGAGCTATCATGTCAGATGTACCAACGATCTGCTGATATGGGACTTGGCGTGCCATTCAATATAGCTTCATATGCTCTCCTAACACGCATGATTGCTCATGTCTGTG ATATTTCTCCAGGGGATTTTGTTCATGTTATTGGAGATGCTCATGTTTACAGGACTCATGTTAGGCCCCTTCAGGAGCAGCTCCAAAACCTGCCCAGACCATTCCCA GTGTTGAAGATAAATCCTGAGAAAAAGGATATTGATTCTTTCGTTGCAGCTGattttgaaattgttggatATGATCCTCACAAgaaaattggaatgaaaatggCAGTCTAG
- the LOC116247089 gene encoding signal recognition particle 19 kDa protein isoform X1 yields MGQVGSDFFPWIIFSAVQVPNRKKSKFFAQAFACFLCSSARVSSSSAPAFLASPSSSGSFRSMMAVAPPNTKRWIILYPVYMNSKKTLAEGRRICTSKACENPTCAEIVDCCAHLKVPCVFEVDKAYPRDFMQVGRVRVSLKKEDGSFYNPEICSRKQLMLQVAELVPRHPGRSKKQEPAASTAAASSKPSKGGKKKK; encoded by the exons ATGGGACAAGTCGGGTCCGACTTTTTCCCATGGATTATCTTTTCTGCCGTGCAAGTCCCCAATAGGAAAAAATCCAAGTTCTTCGCGCAAGCCTTCGCCTGCTTCCTCTGTTCATCTGCCCGAGTCTCCTCCTCTTCGGCCCCTGCATTCCTCGCCTCTCCGTCTTCCTCAG GAAGCTTTAGATCGATGATGGCAGTAGCGCCCCCGAATACAAAGCGATGGATCATTCTCTATCCCGTTTACATGAATTCGAAGAAAACGTTAGCAGAGGGACGCCGGATTTGTACTAGCAAAGCGTGCGAGAACCCGACTTGCGCGGAGATCGTAGATTGTTGTGCCCACCTCAAGGTTCCTTGTGTTTTTGAG GTGGACAAGGCATATCCACGCGATTTCATGCAGGTGGGGAGGGTGAGGGTTTCACTGAAGAAGGAAGATGGTTCTTTCTATAATCCTGAAATATGTTCAA GGAAACAATTAATGCTTCAAGTGGCTGAGTTAGTCCCTAGACATCCTggaaggagcaagaagcaggAACCAGCAGCAAGTACGGCTGCAGCATCTTCTAAGCCCAGCAAGGGtggcaagaagaagaaatag
- the LOC116247089 gene encoding signal recognition particle 19 kDa protein isoform X2: protein MGQVGSDFFPWIIFSAVQVPNRKKSKFFAQAFACFLCSSARVSSSSAPAFLASPSSSGSFRSMMAVAPPNTKRWIILYPVYMNSKKTLAEGRRICTSKACENPTCAEIVDCCAHLKVDKAYPRDFMQVGRVRVSLKKEDGSFYNPEICSRKQLMLQVAELVPRHPGRSKKQEPAASTAAASSKPSKGGKKKK from the exons ATGGGACAAGTCGGGTCCGACTTTTTCCCATGGATTATCTTTTCTGCCGTGCAAGTCCCCAATAGGAAAAAATCCAAGTTCTTCGCGCAAGCCTTCGCCTGCTTCCTCTGTTCATCTGCCCGAGTCTCCTCCTCTTCGGCCCCTGCATTCCTCGCCTCTCCGTCTTCCTCAG GAAGCTTTAGATCGATGATGGCAGTAGCGCCCCCGAATACAAAGCGATGGATCATTCTCTATCCCGTTTACATGAATTCGAAGAAAACGTTAGCAGAGGGACGCCGGATTTGTACTAGCAAAGCGTGCGAGAACCCGACTTGCGCGGAGATCGTAGATTGTTGTGCCCACCTCAAG GTGGACAAGGCATATCCACGCGATTTCATGCAGGTGGGGAGGGTGAGGGTTTCACTGAAGAAGGAAGATGGTTCTTTCTATAATCCTGAAATATGTTCAA GGAAACAATTAATGCTTCAAGTGGCTGAGTTAGTCCCTAGACATCCTggaaggagcaagaagcaggAACCAGCAGCAAGTACGGCTGCAGCATCTTCTAAGCCCAGCAAGGGtggcaagaagaagaaatag
- the LOC116248449 gene encoding bifunctional dihydrofolate reductase-thymidylate synthase-like isoform X2, which yields MASDAPTALQNGNGKVHDPQRTFQVVVAVTPQMGIGKDGKLPWKLPSDLKFFKEITTTTSSPQKKNAVIMGRKTWESIPHEYRPLPGRLNVVLTRSGSFDIATAENVVICGSISSALELLAAPPYSVSIESVFIIGGGQVLREVLNSPACDAIHTTEVHSDIECDTFIPTIDFSMFQPWYSSFPLVENNIRYCFATYVRVRSSPAEPSVLEEGLVSSVEQANDKFEIQKFSFLPKFIFERHEEYVYLRLVQDIILNGYQKEDRTGTGTLSKFGCQMRFNLRKTFPLITTKKVFWRGVVEELLWFISGSTNAKVLQEKGVHIWDGNASRDYLDSIGLTEREEGDLGPIYGFQWRHFGARYTNMHADYTGQGFDQLLDVINKIKRCPDDRRIVLSAWNPTDLKLMALPPCHMFAQFYVANGELSCQMYQRSADMGLGVPFNIASYALLTRMIAHVCDISPGDFVHVIGDAHVYRTHVRPLQEQLQNLPRPFPVLKINPEKKDIDSFVAADFEIVGYDPHKKIGMKMAV from the exons ATGGCGAGTGATGCACCGACTGCCTTGCAAAATGGCAACGGTAAAGTGCATGATCCTCAAAGAACATTTCAAGTTGTTGTTGCAGTAACTCCTCAAATGGGTATTGGTAAAGATGGCAAGCTGCCATGGAAGCTACCGAGTGATCTGaagtttttcaaagaaatcactACGACTACGTCATctccccaaaagaaaaatgcagTCATTATGGGCAGGAAAACATGGGAAAGTATCCCTCATGAGTATAGGCCCTTGCCTGGAAGGTTGAATGTGGTGCTTACTCGTTCTGGAAGTTTTGACATCGCAACTGCAGAAAATGTTGTGATTTGTGGAAGCATATCCTCTGCCTTGGAGTTATTAGCAGCACCACCTTATTCTGTATCAATAGAGAGTGTGTTCATCATAGGAGGCGGTCAGGTACTAAG GGAAGTTCTAAATTCACCGGCTTGTGATGCCATCCATACTACGGAGGTGCATTCTGACATTGAGTGTGACACGTTTATCCCTACAATCGACTTTTCAATGTTTCAGCCATGGTACTCGTCTTTTCCACTGGTGGAGAATAACATACGCTATTGCTTTGCAACATATGTTCGTGTTAGAAGTTCTCCGGCGGAGCCTTCAGTTTTGGAAGAGGGATTAGTTTCTAGTGTAGAGCAGGCAAATGATAAGTTTGAGAtccaaaaattttcctttttgcctAAATTCATATTTGAGAGGCATGAGGAATATGTGTACCTGAGGTTGGTCCAGGATATCATATTGAATGGTTATCAGAAAGAAGATAGGACTGGGACAGGGACATTATCAAAATTTGGTTGTCAG ATGCGATTTAATTTGCGCAAAACATTTCCACTTATCACTACAAAG AAAGTTTTCTGGCGTGGAGTTGTTGAAGAATTGCTATGGTTCATCAGTGGTTCTACCAATGCaaag GTTCTACAAGAAAAAGGTGTGCATATTTGGGATGGAAATGCTTCCAGGGACTATCTTGACAG TATTGGCTTGACTGAAAGAGAAGAAGGTGATTTGGGTCCCATATATGGTTTTCAATGGAGGCACTTTGGTGCAAG GTATACTAACATGCATGCTGATTACACTGGACAAGGATTTGATCAGCTATTAGATGTAATCAATAAGATAAAAAGATGTCCTGATGACCGTCGGATTGTTCTCTCAGCCTGGAATCCTACTGATCTAAAACTGATGGCTCTCCCACCCTGCCACATGTTTGCACAG TTTTATGTGGCCAATGGGGAGCTATCATGTCAGATGTACCAACGATCTGCTGATATGGGACTTGGCGTGCCATTCAATATAGCTTCATATGCTCTCCTAACACGCATGATTGCTCATGTCTGTG ATATTTCTCCAGGGGATTTTGTTCATGTTATTGGAGATGCTCATGTTTACAGGACTCATGTTAGGCCCCTTCAGGAGCAGCTCCAAAACCTGCCCAGACCATTCCCA GTGTTGAAGATAAATCCTGAGAAAAAGGATATTGATTCTTTCGTTGCAGCTGattttgaaattgttggatATGATCCTCACAAgaaaattggaatgaaaatggCAGTCTAG